The DNA sequence TTTCTCCTGTATTTTCTCCTGACATCGGTCGGGCTTATACTCTATCTCAACATGAATAATCCCCAGGCGCGGGAGCGCGACTACTTCTTCCTCGGATCGTTTCTTGTCGTCATGGTCTGGGCCGGATTCGGTGTTTTCGGTGTGCTGAGCCTCATCCGGTCGGCTGTCGGACGGCTGGAAAGGCCGGGGCTTACAGCAGGGATTGTTCTTGTTGCGGGTGCGGTTTTTGCCACCATTATTCCTGTGGCGGCGCTCTCGAACCATATCGATCCGGAATGCACGAATTACCATGTTCACGACCGTTCGCATAACTGGATTCCCCTCGATTACGGGACTAACATGCTCGATTCCTGCGCCCCGAACTCAATCCTGTTCACCAACGGCGACAACGACACCTATCCCCTCTGGTATGCCCGCGAGGTTCTCGGCCTGCGCCGTGATGTGCGGATAATCAACCTGAGTCTTCTCAACGCTCCCTGGTATATAAAACAGCTCAGGGACGAGGATGTTACCGTTCCCATATCGTATTCGGACGATTTCATCGACAACAGGCTCTGCGGGGACAACCTCCTTTCGGGGCAGACACGCCGCTGGACACTCGAACCGCGAGAAGTCACCATCGCCGGCATGACATGGAACATGCCACCGGACAAGCTCGGAGCGGTCGGGAGTGATAGAATCGGCATTCTGAGTGTGGCGAGCCTTATGACGGCGCACATAATACAGGAGACAAACTGGACGCGTCCCATCTATTTCGGGGTCACGGTCGGCTCGGAGACCATGATCGGCCTCTACGAGCATATGACCCTTGAAGGAATGGTTTTTCGTCTCGGCAAGGAAGCAGCGCCGAAGGATACATACCATGTGGAAGCAGCGGCGCTCGACCGCAACATTTTCGGACGGTATTCGTACCGCGGGGTGACCGATCCCACGGTCTATAAGTCGCCCGAAACCACCCGCCTTCTCTATAACTACGTGATCGCATTCATCCGCCTCTGCGAGAAATACATCGAGCTCGGCGACCGTGCAAACGCTCTCAGGGCCGCACGGGGGATGTTCGAATACACCAGTCCCGAGCTCGACCACCGTATCCTGCTCTGTTCGATCCTGTACAGGGGAGGTTTTACCGATGAATACGAGCGGCTGGTTACCGAGGAAATCCGGAAGCTTCCGCCGGATGACATCATGACATCGCTCAGGACGGGGATACGGTTTATCGAGTTTAACCTGCCCGGTGCGGCGCTCATGGTTCTCAATCCGCTCACCACCAGTCATCCCGACAACACCGATGTTCTCAAGGGATATATCATGGCGCTCTACCAGTCACGCGATTATAACGAGGCGCTCAAAGCCACCGACCGACTTATCGCTCTGTTGCCGAACGATCCGGAACCGGCCCGGTACCGCGAGATAATCATGAAAAATCTTCAGACATCACCTGCCGACACCTCGGCGGGAGAACATACTCAATGAACAAAACAGGCAGCACAGCGAAGAAACCGCCGGTCGTACGGTTTCTGTCTTCCGGCTGGTTACGGATTATCGTATCGCTCCTCCTCCTCACATACATCGGCTGGCGGTTCAGAATCGGCACAATCGCCTCGACCATGTGGACGGCGGACCGTCTCCTGCTCGCCGGGGCTGTCGCGGTGTTCATCGTGAGCGGTGTGCTCGGCGCAGTTCAGTGGGGAACGCTGCTGAAGTTTCACGGCATCCGTCTCGGATTCGGCGGGACGGTTGCGCGGTACTTCATGGGGCTTTTCTTCAATTACCTGCTTCCCGGCTTCGTCGGGGGCGATGTAATCCGTGTGTACAAAACCGCTGTGGCTTCGGGGCAGGCAACCCAGTCGTTTTCATCGACCCTCGCCGATCGTGTCATCGGCCTGCTCGTCCTCGTGCTGTTCAGTCTCGGCGCGTTCCTGGTTCTCCCTTCGGGGCCGGCTAACAGAGCGCTGCCTGCCGCGGTGTTCATGTTTCTCATACTGGCCGGATTTATCGCTCTTTTCGCGTTCAGACCGCTCGGCTCGATTGTGAAACGGATGTTCGGCAGGTTTATTCCCGAAGGATTCGGCGAAAAACTGTCCGCGGTGTACGGCGAAATGCACCTGCTGACCCGCTCACCACGGACGCTCATCGAGGTTTTCGGGCTGTCGTGCCTTATTCAGATTACCCGTATCGGCGTCCATTTTCTCTGCGGGCGTGCTGTCGGAATCGAGCTCGGATTCTCCTATTTCGCCCTTTTCGTGCCGGTGATAGAAATCGTAGCAAGCCTGCCCTTCTCGTTCGGCGGAGTCGGCGTGCGCGAGACGGTGGCGTTTATCCTTTTCTCGACGGTGGGTGTTGAACAGGCCACAGTCGTTTCCTATACGCTTCTCGCAACAGCCTCCGGATTCACCGGAGCGCTCCCCGGCGGCGCGGCATTTGCGCTGAGCGTCGGCGAAAGGAAGGCACGGTGAAGATACTCCTCGTCAACTGGATGGACATGGCCAATCCAATGTCAGGAGGGGCCGAAGTTCACCTGACCGAGATATTCAGGCGCTTTGCCGGGCGCGGCAACGATGTGACCCTCGTGGCTTCCGGTTTCCGCGGAGGGAATACCCATGACGAGTACGAGGGCATCAGGGTCATCCGTACGGGAACACGCGAAACGTTCAATTTCGCCGTACCGCGCCTCCTGATAAAGCTCGACCGGGCGGAACATTTCGATCTGGTCGTCGAGGACATCAACAAGGTCCCTTTCTTTACGCCGCTGTACCTTAAAAAACCCATTCTCGTGGTCGTCCCGCACCTGTTCGGCACCACGGTGTACCGTGAAACGAATCCCGTTTTCGCATCGTACGTGTATCTCATGGAGCGCCCCATACCTCGTGTGTTCCGCAATGCCACCTTCGAGGTGATTTCCGAGAGCACAGCCCATGACCTCGAACGGCGGGGCATCGATCCTCGGTTCATCAGGGTCGTTCACTGCGGCATGGATCATGAAATCTATAACCGTGACGATACGGTCGAAAAATTCGATGTACCGACCATCCTGTATGTCGGTCGTATCAAACGCTACAAGAGCGTCGATGTCGTCATCCGCGCCCTGCCATTAGTACTTAAACATATCCCAGATGCCCGGCTCGTGATTGTCGGCTCAGGCGACACGATAACCGAGCTGCGGAAACTCGCGGCCTCCCTCGGTGTAGCCGACCATGTCGTTTTCACCGGATTTGTGCCGACCACGGAAAAAGTCGACTGGATGCGGCGCGTTCATGTTGTTGTCAATCCTTCGCCCAAAGAGGGCTGGGGACTTACCAACATCG is a window from the bacterium genome containing:
- a CDS encoding glycosyltransferase family 4 protein; the protein is MKILLVNWMDMANPMSGGAEVHLTEIFRRFAGRGNDVTLVASGFRGGNTHDEYEGIRVIRTGTRETFNFAVPRLLIKLDRAEHFDLVVEDINKVPFFTPLYLKKPILVVVPHLFGTTVYRETNPVFASYVYLMERPIPRVFRNATFEVISESTAHDLERRGIDPRFIRVVHCGMDHEIYNRDDTVEKFDVPTILYVGRIKRYKSVDVVIRALPLVLKHIPDARLVIVGSGDTITELRKLAASLGVADHVVFTGFVPTTEKVDWMRRVHVVVNPSPKEGWGLTNIEANACGTVAVASDTDGLRDSVRDGETGLLFPYGDHAALADRLIRILTDGGLRDRLGRNALAWSQTFTWDNAARETMDIVDGIVYGKRE
- a CDS encoding flippase-like domain-containing protein, whose product is MNKTGSTAKKPPVVRFLSSGWLRIIVSLLLLTYIGWRFRIGTIASTMWTADRLLLAGAVAVFIVSGVLGAVQWGTLLKFHGIRLGFGGTVARYFMGLFFNYLLPGFVGGDVIRVYKTAVASGQATQSFSSTLADRVIGLLVLVLFSLGAFLVLPSGPANRALPAAVFMFLILAGFIALFAFRPLGSIVKRMFGRFIPEGFGEKLSAVYGEMHLLTRSPRTLIEVFGLSCLIQITRIGVHFLCGRAVGIELGFSYFALFVPVIEIVASLPFSFGGVGVRETVAFILFSTVGVEQATVVSYTLLATASGFTGALPGGAAFALSVGERKAR
- a CDS encoding DUF2723 domain-containing protein, with the translated sequence MNSGKINSLAALVIFMVTLVIYLLTVAPTVSFWDSAEFISCAVTMGIPHPPGSPLLSLAGRVMSIIPFYDFRGGGFDSVAYRLNLMGAFSAAFTVMLFYLVMVRLITRISAFRGSAIHDGIIIFSASVAAFLAAFSNQFWENALETETYMPSLLLSLLAVWLTLRWAGEKENPRSFRYLFCAAYLIGLGNGIHLYVLLIAPVVVLIVLTEKPQWFSDLRLWVALAVFLTVIGATRLAGGRLYLYIAMGLFSLAGPYIIVRFSRSAVHQWTRTFLGLVLCLSLYGIGYSVYPTVVVRASKHPAINEGNPDTWKRYTEYLDREQYGQGNMYTGMFTRNAGPGYQFGFMYLRYLLEQFPKWGPVATVTFTNDLSMDYPDMKADIRDEVFIPIGLWILVFAGIFIHARHDVKRFVPFLLYFLLTSVGLILYLNMNNPQARERDYFFLGSFLVVMVWAGFGVFGVLSLIRSAVGRLERPGLTAGIVLVAGAVFATIIPVAALSNHIDPECTNYHVHDRSHNWIPLDYGTNMLDSCAPNSILFTNGDNDTYPLWYAREVLGLRRDVRIINLSLLNAPWYIKQLRDEDVTVPISYSDDFIDNRLCGDNLLSGQTRRWTLEPREVTIAGMTWNMPPDKLGAVGSDRIGILSVASLMTAHIIQETNWTRPIYFGVTVGSETMIGLYEHMTLEGMVFRLGKEAAPKDTYHVEAAALDRNIFGRYSYRGVTDPTVYKSPETTRLLYNYVIAFIRLCEKYIELGDRANALRAARGMFEYTSPELDHRILLCSILYRGGFTDEYERLVTEEIRKLPPDDIMTSLRTGIRFIEFNLPGAALMVLNPLTTSHPDNTDVLKGYIMALYQSRDYNEALKATDRLIALLPNDPEPARYREIIMKNLQTSPADTSAGEHTQ